Genomic DNA from Caldisalinibacter kiritimatiensis:
AATGTATGTATTTCATTTTTAGCCCAATGATTATTTGTATCATCAAAACTATTTCCTTTTACTAAATCTAGCTTTAGTGATGTTCTTACAACTTTTGAGAACTCTGCTCTAGTTATAGTATT
This window encodes:
- a CDS encoding S-layer homology domain-containing protein, which encodes NTITRAEFSKVVRTSLKLDLVKGNSFDDTNNHWAKNEIHTLVENDIIIKSEYGDNYEPTKNITRIEMAKMIVRAV